From Salipiger profundus, a single genomic window includes:
- a CDS encoding superoxide dismutase, translating to MAFELPSLNFAPSALADRGMSQETLELHHDKHHQAYVTALNGFVEKNADLQGKTLEEIVTATYGDADREGIFNQAGQHWNHIHFWNALSPEGGRLPGGLETRLNADFGSVDAFKQAFKTAATGQFGSGWAWLIQKPDGSLGVTKTPNGVNPLATGEGTALLGLDVWEHSYYVDFRNRRPDYVDNFLDRLANYEFAESNLS from the coding sequence ATGGCCTTCGAACTGCCTTCTCTCAATTTCGCCCCCTCCGCGCTTGCCGATCGTGGCATGAGCCAGGAAACGCTCGAACTGCACCACGACAAGCACCACCAGGCCTATGTCACGGCGCTCAACGGCTTCGTCGAGAAGAACGCCGATCTCCAGGGCAAGACGCTGGAAGAGATCGTCACCGCGACCTACGGCGACGCCGACCGCGAGGGCATCTTCAACCAGGCCGGGCAGCATTGGAACCACATCCACTTTTGGAATGCCCTGTCGCCCGAGGGCGGACGCCTTCCCGGCGGGCTGGAAACGCGGCTCAACGCGGATTTCGGCTCGGTCGACGCGTTCAAGCAGGCGTTCAAGACGGCGGCCACCGGGCAGTTCGGCTCGGGCTGGGCGTGGCTGATCCAGAAGCCCGACGGCAGCCTCGGCGTGACCAAGACGCCCAACGGCGTGAACCCGCTCGCCACCGGCGAGGGCACGGCCCTGCTCGGCCTCGACGTGTGGGAGCACAGCTACTACGTCGACTTCCGCAACCGGCGTCCCGACTACGTGGACAACTTCCTGGACCGTCTCGCGAACTACGAGTTCGCCGAATCCAACCTGTCCTGA
- the fdxA gene encoding ferredoxin FdxA, whose protein sequence is MTYVVTENCIACKYMDCVEVCPVDCFYEGENTLVIHPDECIDCGVCEPECPADAIRPDTDADSERWVAFNRKYAEMWPVITAAGVPPANADEMDGVQNKLQTHFSPEPGQKETS, encoded by the coding sequence ATGACATATGTCGTCACCGAGAATTGCATCGCCTGCAAATACATGGATTGCGTCGAGGTCTGCCCGGTCGACTGCTTTTACGAAGGGGAGAACACGCTGGTGATTCACCCCGACGAATGCATCGATTGCGGCGTCTGCGAACCGGAATGTCCAGCCGATGCAATCCGGCCCGACACGGACGCGGACAGCGAACGCTGGGTCGCGTTCAATCGCAAGTATGCCGAGATGTGGCCGGTCATCACGGCGGCAGGCGTCCCGCCTGCGAACGCCGACGAGATGGACGGCGTGCAGAACAAGTTGCAGACCCATTTTTCTCCCGAGCCCGGCCAGAAGGAAACGTCATGA
- a CDS encoding group III truncated hemoglobin, with translation MAPRAPAPVPRSPEAVAEGLDEAMIREVVHHFYAAAREDPVIGPVFRARVPDDRWQAHLDRIEDFWCSSLLGTRTYDGRPMPKHVAISELNDDHFRRWLALFRHTVTELCPPKTAQLFVERSERIAEAFRINIGMARGEDLLFREKLTREPYP, from the coding sequence ATGGCCCCGCGTGCTCCGGCGCCTGTTCCGCGCTCTCCCGAAGCCGTGGCCGAGGGCCTCGACGAGGCCATGATCCGCGAGGTCGTGCACCATTTCTACGCCGCGGCGCGCGAAGACCCGGTGATCGGGCCGGTCTTCCGCGCCCGGGTGCCCGACGACCGCTGGCAGGCCCACCTCGACAGGATCGAGGACTTCTGGTGCTCGAGCCTGCTGGGGACGCGCACCTATGACGGGCGCCCCATGCCCAAGCATGTTGCCATCTCCGAGTTGAACGACGACCACTTCAGACGGTGGCTCGCGCTCTTCCGGCACACGGTAACCGAGCTGTGCCCGCCAAAGACCGCGCAGCTTTTCGTGGAGCGCTCGGAACGCATCGCCGAGGCCTTTCGCATCAACATCGGCATGGCGCGTGGCGAGGATCTGCTGTTCCGCGAAAAGCTCACGCGCGAGCCCTACCCCTGA
- a CDS encoding helix-turn-helix transcriptional regulator, with amino-acid sequence MEKQDWSPRSSAERLLMALKMHGALTSAQLGTRLGTSGEAARQQLVKLAEDGLVAEERRSAGRGRPAVYWHLTDKAQARFPDTHAALTVDILRSISGVLGDDALEKIIRARETETQALYEEVMAGCDSLGDRVGKLAELRNAEGYMAEAEQGPDGELRLVENHCPICAAATFCQGFCRAEQAVFESVLGEGVSVERVEHIVGGGRRCTYVIREAT; translated from the coding sequence TTGGAAAAACAGGATTGGTCGCCGCGCTCCTCCGCCGAGCGTCTCCTCATGGCGCTCAAGATGCATGGCGCGCTGACCTCTGCGCAGCTCGGCACGCGGCTCGGCACGTCGGGAGAAGCAGCGCGCCAGCAGCTCGTGAAACTGGCGGAAGACGGGCTTGTCGCGGAAGAGCGCCGCTCGGCCGGACGCGGCCGCCCCGCGGTCTACTGGCACCTGACCGACAAGGCCCAGGCGCGGTTTCCCGACACCCACGCGGCGCTGACCGTCGACATCCTGCGCAGCATCTCGGGGGTGCTCGGGGACGACGCGCTCGAGAAGATCATCCGTGCGCGCGAGACCGAGACACAGGCCCTCTACGAAGAGGTCATGGCCGGATGCGACAGCCTTGGCGACAGGGTCGGGAAGCTCGCCGAACTGCGCAACGCCGAGGGTTACATGGCGGAGGCAGAGCAGGGACCCGACGGCGAACTGCGCCTTGTCGAGAACCATTGCCCGATCTGTGCTGCAGCCACGTTCTGCCAGGGCTTCTGCCGTGCGGAGCAGGCGGTCTTCGAGTCGGTTCTGGGCGAGGGCGTTTCGGTCGAACGGGTGGAACACATCGTCGGTGGCGGACGCCGCTGCACCTACGTCATCCGCGAGGCAACCTGA